From a region of the uncultured Draconibacterium sp. genome:
- a CDS encoding ankyrin repeat domain-containing protein: MKTLKRISMKTVVNFSFILLLILTSCTNSGSNNTGNSTKTKATVEKPKVDLHTAIMSGNLEAVKQHIEAGTDINKKDQMSGSTPLIAAVSFNKTTIAKTLIDAGADLNLKNNDGSTALHAAAFFCNIEIVQMLLDAKADKSLKNNYGATARESVLAPFADMKPIYQMMQQQLEPLGIKIDLAEIEKTRPVIAMMLQ; encoded by the coding sequence ATGAAAACACTAAAAAGAATTTCGATGAAAACAGTAGTTAATTTTTCGTTCATTTTACTTTTAATCTTAACATCATGTACTAATTCGGGAAGTAATAATACGGGAAACAGTACAAAAACAAAAGCAACAGTTGAGAAACCAAAAGTTGATTTGCATACAGCAATTATGTCGGGGAACCTCGAAGCCGTAAAACAACACATTGAAGCCGGAACCGATATTAATAAGAAAGACCAAATGAGTGGTTCAACGCCATTAATTGCAGCCGTATCGTTTAATAAAACTACAATTGCCAAAACTCTGATTGATGCCGGTGCCGATCTGAACCTGAAAAACAACGATGGATCGACTGCACTGCACGCAGCAGCATTCTTTTGTAATATTGAAATTGTGCAAATGCTTCTTGACGCTAAAGCTGATAAAAGCCTGAAGAACAATTATGGCGCAACCGCTCGCGAATCAGTTTTGGCTCCCTTTGCCGATATGAAACCTATTTATCAGATGATGCAGCAACAACTGGAGCCTCTTGGTATAAAAATAGATTTAGCTGAAATTGAAAAAACCCGCCCGGTAATTGCCATGATGTTGCAATAG
- a CDS encoding acyltransferase family protein: protein MKTERRHDIDWLRVLAIGLLLIYHIAIVFQPWAMFVGFIKSNESLENLWKPMTLLNVWRIPLLFYVSGMGLYFAMRKRNYLQLLGERTRRILIPLIFGVLAIAPLHFVIFQKYYNLPIGYYPHAGHLWFLGNIFIYVLVLTPLFIYMTRNEKSKFKKALSLLMKNPFGPLSLSVFFVLEVVIVKPQIFSVYAETWHGFFLGLLAFFFGFLFVYSGPVFWQTISKWKWMYIGLALVLYIVRLLVYETTSPNYLMAIESNCWIFGIFGLGYQYLNKPSAALSYLSQAAYPVYIIHMFALYAGSLIILPLEIPAMTKFAAITAFTFTTCLIIYEFMIRRIGFMRPLFGLKNDFNKGENETVIKYIAKGKSTQ from the coding sequence ATGAAAACAGAAAGAAGACACGATATCGATTGGTTGCGGGTGCTGGCTATTGGATTATTACTGATCTACCACATTGCCATTGTATTCCAACCGTGGGCCATGTTTGTTGGCTTTATAAAAAGCAACGAAAGCCTTGAAAATTTATGGAAACCGATGACGCTGCTAAACGTTTGGAGGATTCCGCTCTTGTTTTACGTATCGGGAATGGGATTATATTTTGCCATGCGTAAACGAAACTATTTGCAATTGCTTGGCGAACGTACACGTCGAATTCTGATCCCGCTGATTTTTGGGGTGCTGGCCATTGCACCGCTTCACTTTGTAATTTTTCAGAAGTACTATAATTTACCCATTGGTTACTATCCTCATGCCGGTCATTTGTGGTTCCTCGGAAATATATTTATCTACGTACTGGTGCTTACTCCGCTTTTCATTTATATGACAAGAAACGAAAAAAGCAAATTCAAAAAAGCATTGTCGTTGTTGATGAAAAACCCATTTGGCCCTTTATCGCTGTCCGTCTTTTTTGTTCTGGAAGTTGTAATTGTAAAACCTCAAATATTTTCCGTTTACGCCGAAACATGGCATGGCTTTTTTCTTGGTTTGCTGGCCTTTTTCTTTGGTTTTCTGTTTGTTTACAGCGGCCCGGTTTTTTGGCAAACCATATCGAAATGGAAATGGATGTATATTGGTTTAGCACTTGTATTATACATCGTAAGATTGCTGGTTTACGAAACCACCTCTCCGAACTACCTGATGGCCATCGAATCAAACTGCTGGATATTTGGAATTTTCGGTCTGGGGTACCAATATCTAAACAAACCGAGTGCCGCACTCAGCTATTTAAGTCAGGCCGCTTATCCTGTTTATATAATTCATATGTTTGCTTTATACGCAGGATCGTTAATTATTCTGCCACTGGAAATACCCGCAATGACGAAATTCGCAGCTATAACAGCGTTTACTTTTACAACCTGCTTAATCATTTATGAATTCATGATCAGAAGGATTGGTTTCATGAGACCGCTGTTTGGATTAAAAAACGATTTCAACAAAGGTGAGAATGAAACTGTTATAAAATATATTGCAAAAGGTAAATCCACCCAATAG
- a CDS encoding serine hydrolase domain-containing protein, whose protein sequence is MTKKQTTLIIRIMLSTGTAISLFFVPWLLLRIMLTPLPDTVQGQLDKSLKYGLDGIIVYVDEAGKEPAFYAAGYKNRENKIPADPHSLFKIASISKLYDAVAITKLVSDGRLSLDKTLADYFPELVGRIENADKITLKMMVQHRSGIPNLTDTPNFWTEPPSSTEEALERVLDLPADFAPDAKYRYSNTNYLLISILIEKVTGDDVFQTIKKEILDPLGLKNTFGGVTEENIDNVMSGYYVGIEEDIKAGDYGTKLTSMVASAEDVGIFLRALNDGSVFNDGEQEIYSSIYVYDHTGLMPGYMSIAKYHKDIDTVVVQFVNTTDFQGLHWGVMEKVYRRVVKIVRKNSHS, encoded by the coding sequence ATGACAAAGAAACAAACAACACTAATTATAAGAATAATGCTATCTACAGGAACCGCCATATCACTATTTTTTGTTCCGTGGTTATTGTTAAGAATTATGCTTACTCCACTCCCTGACACCGTTCAGGGACAGCTCGACAAAAGTTTAAAATATGGTTTAGACGGTATAATTGTATATGTTGACGAAGCCGGAAAAGAACCTGCTTTTTATGCTGCCGGATATAAAAACCGGGAAAACAAAATACCGGCCGATCCGCATTCACTATTCAAAATTGCCAGTATCAGCAAGTTGTACGATGCAGTTGCCATTACCAAATTGGTTAGCGACGGACGTTTGTCGTTGGATAAAACACTGGCCGATTACTTCCCTGAATTGGTGGGAAGAATTGAAAATGCCGACAAAATCACACTGAAAATGATGGTGCAACACCGAAGTGGAATTCCGAATTTAACCGATACGCCAAACTTTTGGACAGAACCTCCGTCGAGCACTGAGGAAGCACTTGAACGCGTGCTTGATTTACCGGCCGATTTTGCTCCTGATGCAAAGTATCGGTACTCGAACACCAATTATTTATTGATTTCCATACTGATTGAAAAAGTGACCGGAGATGATGTTTTTCAGACGATAAAAAAAGAAATTCTGGATCCGCTTGGCCTGAAAAACACTTTTGGCGGGGTAACCGAGGAAAACATTGACAATGTAATGAGTGGTTACTATGTTGGGATTGAAGAAGATATTAAAGCCGGAGATTACGGAACCAAACTTACATCGATGGTTGCCAGCGCCGAAGACGTTGGCATTTTCCTGCGGGCACTAAACGATGGCTCCGTGTTTAACGATGGCGAGCAGGAAATCTACTCCTCCATTTATGTGTACGATCACACCGGGTTAATGCCGGGTTATATGAGTATTGCCAAATACCACAAAGACATCGACACTGTTGTGGTTCAATTCGTGAATACAACCGACTTTCAGGGACTTCACTGGGGTGTGATGGAAAAAGTTTACCGTAGGGTTGTGAAGATTGTTAGAAAAAATAGTCATTCGTAA
- a CDS encoding DUF6090 family protein gives MIRFFRKIRLKLLSENKIRQYLKYAIGEIVLVVIGILIAVQINNWNQSRKDDQILNEYLIKIKSHTLEDIRKLDTVTVYRMQLAGLCKKARTLILDKAEDEDLILFMSCGVAFADYYFKPSTGGYDALKNSRYFGKINNTALDSLLTRYHGLVNDIAENEKSYNDYVVYQEAYLSTQFDRSLILASAFLPQDSLNNRATPMSEYYEDFADYTSSAPFRNVIGLAAFQFDAMVDQYNQLKEAGNEVIKEIDAITSE, from the coding sequence ATGATCAGGTTTTTCCGAAAAATACGTTTGAAACTATTGAGTGAAAACAAAATCAGGCAATACTTAAAGTATGCCATTGGCGAAATAGTTTTGGTGGTGATTGGAATTTTAATTGCTGTTCAAATCAACAATTGGAACCAAAGCAGAAAAGACGACCAGATACTGAATGAATACCTTATAAAAATAAAATCACACACTTTGGAGGATATTCGAAAGCTTGATACAGTTACCGTTTACAGAATGCAATTAGCAGGATTATGTAAAAAAGCCCGTACCCTAATTTTAGATAAAGCAGAAGATGAAGATCTTATTCTTTTTATGTCATGCGGAGTGGCATTTGCCGATTATTATTTCAAACCAAGTACAGGAGGATACGACGCCTTGAAGAATTCGCGTTATTTTGGAAAAATTAATAATACAGCTCTCGATTCGCTTTTAACCAGATACCATGGCTTAGTAAACGACATTGCAGAAAACGAAAAAAGTTATAATGATTATGTCGTATACCAGGAAGCCTATTTATCAACACAGTTCGATAGATCATTAATTCTGGCTTCGGCTTTTTTACCGCAGGATTCGCTAAACAATCGCGCCACGCCCATGTCTGAATATTACGAAGATTTTGCAGATTATACATCTTCTGCTCCATTCCGAAATGTTATTGGATTGGCCGCTTTCCAATTTGATGCCATGGTTGATCAATACAATCAATTAAAAGAAGCTGGCAACGAAGTTATAAAAGAAATAGATGCGATTACTAGTGAATAG
- a CDS encoding ROK family protein, translated as MEVLGIDFGGSGIKGAIVDTKTGELVTERHRIETPQPATPDAVAGVMAQLTEHFNWKGKVGVGVPAVVKNGVMLTAANIDKSWIGQEVNKQLSEKTGCEVECVNDADAAGIAEIHFGAGAKEKGMVFLLTVGTGIGTVIFIDKHLVPNLELGHLEFKGKTIERYSADSVRKRKDLSWEEWGNRFNKALDYYDKMFNPNLFIIGGGVSKKMDRFEDCIKLDTPVVPAEMQNNAGIIGAALNMVYK; from the coding sequence ATGGAAGTACTTGGAATTGATTTTGGCGGATCGGGAATTAAAGGAGCAATTGTGGATACCAAAACAGGTGAGTTAGTTACTGAACGACACCGTATTGAAACTCCGCAACCGGCAACTCCTGATGCTGTAGCAGGCGTGATGGCACAGCTTACCGAGCATTTTAACTGGAAAGGAAAAGTTGGCGTTGGCGTTCCCGCCGTTGTAAAAAACGGTGTGATGTTAACTGCTGCAAATATCGATAAAAGTTGGATCGGACAGGAAGTCAATAAACAACTATCGGAAAAAACCGGTTGCGAAGTAGAGTGTGTAAATGATGCTGATGCCGCCGGAATTGCCGAAATACATTTTGGTGCCGGAGCCAAAGAAAAGGGAATGGTATTTTTACTTACTGTTGGTACCGGAATTGGAACCGTAATTTTTATTGATAAGCACCTGGTACCGAACCTTGAGCTGGGACACCTCGAATTTAAAGGCAAAACCATTGAGCGCTATTCAGCTGATTCGGTGCGAAAAAGAAAAGACTTGTCATGGGAAGAGTGGGGCAACCGTTTTAACAAAGCGTTGGATTATTACGATAAGATGTTTAACCCCAACCTGTTTATTATAGGTGGCGGCGTAAGCAAAAAAATGGATAGGTTTGAGGATTGTATCAAGCTCGATACGCCGGTTGTACCTGCCGAAATGCAAAACAATGCCGGTATAATTGGTGCGGCATTAAATATGGTTTATAAGTAG
- a CDS encoding ACT domain-containing protein, with translation MIIKQVSVFLENKSGRLNEVTKILADAEINLSAFTIADTSDFGILRMIVSDPDKACTVLKENAFSVKTTEVVLAKTPNQPGSLSKLLDILQKEEVFIEYMYAFSMKDEGAVTVIRPTRVERCVEMLQKHKTELIRADELYQL, from the coding sequence ATGATCATAAAACAAGTATCTGTTTTTTTAGAGAACAAGTCAGGACGATTAAACGAAGTGACAAAAATACTGGCCGATGCCGAAATAAACCTGTCTGCTTTTACCATTGCCGATACTTCCGATTTTGGAATATTGCGTATGATTGTTTCTGACCCGGATAAAGCATGCACGGTGTTAAAAGAAAATGCATTTTCAGTTAAAACCACCGAAGTTGTTTTGGCAAAAACACCTAATCAACCGGGAAGCCTGAGCAAGCTGCTGGATATTCTGCAAAAAGAAGAAGTGTTTATTGAATACATGTACGCTTTTTCGATGAAAGACGAAGGGGCAGTAACTGTTATTCGCCCAACACGTGTTGAACGCTGTGTGGAGATGTTACAAAAACATAAAACCGAATTAATTCGGGCTGACGAACTCTATCAATTGTAG
- a CDS encoding phenylacetate--CoA ligase: protein MIWNEKIECASRDEMAAVQSERLKQTVQRIYHNIPSYRAKMQEIGMLPGDVRSVEDLKNLPFTNKTDLRDNYPFGMFTVPMSEIVRVHASSGTTGKPTVVGYTRNDLSMWAEVVTRSLCMSGVTRNDIVQVAYGYGLFTGGLGLHYGTENLGATVIPISGGNTKKQIQLMQDFGSSVIACTPSYALFLAEVMQEMGIDPEELKLRVGIFGAEPWSESMRKEIEAKLKLKAIDIYGLSEVIGPGVSCECEHQVGMHVNEDHFIPEILDTETFQPVAPGEVGELVFSTITKEGIPILRYRTRDLTRLIYDKCECGRTLVRMEKCKGRSDDMLIIRGVNVFPSQIESVLLEMSETEPHYLLIVEREGTLDVLKLMVEVQEQFFSDEVRELEKLKKKITHNIQSTLGISVDVKLVEPKTIERTAGKAKRVIDNRKI, encoded by the coding sequence ATGATTTGGAATGAAAAGATAGAATGCGCTTCTCGCGACGAGATGGCGGCAGTTCAAAGCGAACGATTAAAACAAACCGTTCAGCGTATTTACCACAATATACCGAGCTACCGCGCGAAAATGCAGGAAATAGGCATGCTGCCCGGCGATGTGCGTTCGGTAGAAGATTTAAAAAACCTGCCTTTTACCAACAAAACTGATTTGCGCGATAACTACCCGTTTGGAATGTTTACCGTGCCCATGAGCGAAATTGTGCGGGTGCATGCCAGTTCGGGAACCACTGGAAAACCAACAGTAGTGGGGTACACCCGAAACGACCTGAGTATGTGGGCCGAAGTAGTTACCCGCTCGCTCTGTATGTCGGGCGTAACTCGTAACGACATTGTACAGGTGGCCTATGGTTACGGACTATTTACCGGAGGTTTGGGACTACACTACGGAACCGAAAATCTTGGTGCAACGGTAATTCCGATTTCAGGTGGAAATACAAAAAAGCAAATTCAGCTGATGCAGGATTTTGGCTCGTCGGTAATTGCCTGTACACCATCGTATGCTTTGTTTTTAGCCGAAGTGATGCAGGAAATGGGAATCGATCCGGAAGAGCTAAAACTACGCGTTGGTATTTTTGGTGCCGAACCATGGAGCGAAAGTATGCGTAAGGAAATTGAAGCTAAATTAAAGCTGAAAGCGATTGATATTTATGGTTTGAGTGAAGTGATTGGACCGGGAGTTTCGTGCGAGTGCGAGCACCAGGTGGGTATGCACGTTAACGAAGATCATTTTATTCCCGAAATTCTGGATACTGAAACATTTCAGCCTGTGGCGCCGGGAGAAGTAGGAGAGTTGGTATTTTCAACCATAACCAAAGAGGGAATTCCGATCTTGCGCTATCGTACGCGCGACCTTACCCGGTTGATTTACGACAAATGCGAGTGCGGACGTACACTGGTGCGCATGGAGAAATGCAAAGGCCGCTCGGATGATATGCTGATTATTCGCGGGGTGAATGTATTCCCGTCGCAAATTGAAAGTGTACTGCTTGAAATGAGCGAAACCGAACCACACTACCTGTTAATTGTGGAGCGCGAAGGTACGCTCGATGTACTAAAACTGATGGTGGAAGTTCAGGAGCAGTTCTTCTCGGATGAAGTGCGTGAACTGGAGAAACTGAAAAAGAAAATCACGCATAATATTCAAAGTACGCTGGGGATTTCAGTCGATGTAAAACTGGTGGAACCAAAAACCATTGAGCGGACTGCCGGTAAAGCAAAACGTGTAATTGATAACCGTAAAATCTAA
- a CDS encoding sodium:solute symporter family protein has protein sequence MNTFTLGLVVVIYLLVIAYLGYRGYSQTKSAKDYLLAGRDIHPFVMAMSYGATFISTSAIIGFGGIAGVYGMGLIWLTALNIIVGVFIAFIFFGRVTRKMGHNLDAHTFPEFLGNRFQSKNIQTISGAVIFVSMPLYAAVVLIGGARFIESIFEIDFSLALTFFSIIIAAYVIAGGLKGVMYTDALQGSIMFLSLFFLLIVTYQKLGGVSAAHHALTNMVDLVPENLKAAGHEGWTVFPKMNSPWWWALTTNIILGVGIGVLAQPQLIVRFMTVKSNRELNRAVLIGGIFIFVATGFIFTVGALTNVYFHNQSGQLAIQFAQGNVDLIIPEYINAAMPEWFVYLFMLALLSAGMSTLSSQFHAMGTSLGRDFIENVFPHKKFNSMMLSKISIIVAIILSIIIGYKLPGSIIARGTAIFFGICAASFLPVYFAALYWKRATKTAAVWSILTGLLASAFALAFMHAKESEPLGICQALFGKPTLATEFPWMIIDPMVIAMPVSIVVLIAVSLFTQKTSDEHLANCFHGIK, from the coding sequence ATGAACACATTTACGCTGGGATTGGTAGTTGTAATCTACCTTTTAGTAATTGCTTACCTCGGATACCGCGGGTACAGCCAAACAAAATCGGCAAAAGATTATCTGCTTGCCGGAAGAGATATTCATCCGTTTGTGATGGCCATGTCGTATGGAGCCACATTTATTTCTACCTCGGCCATTATTGGTTTTGGCGGAATTGCCGGTGTGTACGGAATGGGCCTGATTTGGTTAACTGCACTGAATATAATTGTGGGCGTGTTTATTGCCTTCATCTTTTTTGGGCGTGTTACCCGAAAAATGGGACATAATCTTGATGCTCATACATTTCCTGAGTTTCTGGGTAATCGTTTTCAGTCAAAAAATATACAAACAATCAGCGGTGCTGTAATTTTTGTCTCCATGCCACTTTACGCTGCCGTGGTATTGATTGGCGGTGCACGCTTTATCGAGAGTATTTTTGAAATTGATTTCTCGCTGGCGTTAACTTTTTTCTCCATAATAATTGCAGCTTATGTAATTGCCGGAGGATTAAAAGGGGTAATGTACACCGACGCACTTCAGGGAAGTATCATGTTTCTGAGTTTATTTTTCCTGCTAATTGTAACCTACCAGAAATTGGGCGGTGTTAGTGCTGCACATCATGCGCTAACCAATATGGTCGATTTAGTACCCGAAAATCTAAAAGCAGCCGGACATGAAGGCTGGACCGTATTTCCGAAAATGAATTCGCCATGGTGGTGGGCCTTAACAACCAATATAATTCTTGGCGTTGGAATTGGTGTATTGGCGCAACCACAACTCATCGTGCGTTTTATGACCGTAAAAAGTAACCGCGAATTGAATCGCGCTGTTTTAATCGGTGGGATATTCATTTTTGTAGCAACCGGTTTTATTTTTACCGTTGGAGCACTTACAAATGTATATTTCCACAACCAATCGGGGCAGTTGGCCATTCAGTTTGCACAAGGCAATGTCGACCTGATTATTCCTGAGTACATTAATGCCGCTATGCCCGAGTGGTTTGTCTACCTGTTTATGCTGGCACTGTTGTCGGCCGGAATGTCAACATTAAGTTCGCAGTTTCATGCCATGGGAACTTCACTTGGACGTGATTTTATTGAGAATGTATTTCCGCACAAGAAATTCAATTCCATGATGTTATCGAAAATTTCGATCATCGTGGCTATAATACTAAGTATCATAATCGGCTATAAATTGCCCGGAAGTATTATCGCACGCGGAACAGCTATTTTCTTTGGTATTTGCGCGGCATCTTTTCTCCCGGTTTATTTTGCAGCCTTGTATTGGAAACGGGCAACAAAAACAGCTGCTGTTTGGAGTATTTTAACCGGTTTGTTGGCAAGTGCATTTGCCCTTGCATTTATGCATGCAAAAGAATCAGAGCCGCTGGGAATTTGTCAGGCATTGTTTGGAAAACCAACACTGGCAACCGAATTTCCGTGGATGATTATCGACCCGATGGTAATTGCCATGCCGGTGTCAATTGTGGTGTTGATCGCAGTTTCTTTGTTTACACAAAAAACGTCCGACGAACACCTGGCAAACTGTTTCCATGGGATAAAGTAG
- a CDS encoding symporter small accessory protein, with amino-acid sequence MLGINDPGIILGYLLSVVGLIACVVYGALNWNKGMETSTDEIQRDLDWEEKDEHLKDEI; translated from the coding sequence ATGCTAGGAATCAACGATCCCGGGATAATTCTCGGCTACCTTTTATCAGTGGTAGGTTTAATAGCCTGTGTGGTGTACGGGGCATTAAACTGGAACAAAGGAATGGAAACCAGTACCGACGAAATTCAGCGCGACCTGGATTGGGAAGAAAAAGACGAACATTTAAAAGACGAAATTTAG